The stretch of DNA TCCTGCTCGGCCGCGACTTCCTGCTCGACGGAGAGCTTGTCGAGCACATCGAGTCGTTGCACGGTGTCGCCAAGGTGGAGATGAAGACCTCGGAAACGAGGCTCGCTCTGGTCGGATAACAGCTTGGGAGAGCGAGAATGCTGGGTGGAATGCAGGATTTCGAGCTTCGTGTTCCCCGCCTGATCGACCATGCGGCGCGCGAACACGACGCAAGAGAACTCGTCAGCTACTGGGCCGACGGCCGCGAGACGCGCACCAACTGGGCCGGCATCTCCCGCGACGCCCGCAAACTGGCGCAGGCGCTCGAAAAGCTCGGCGTAGCCCCCGGCGACCGGGTCGCGACGCTGGCGATGAACCACGCGCATCACCTCGTCGCCTGGTACGGCACGATCGGCATGGGCGGCGTCATCCACACGATCAACCCGCGCCTGTTCGACGAGCAACTCGTCTACATCGCCAACCACGCCGAAGACCGCGTGATGCTCTACGACAAGGCGTTCCAGCCGCTGGTCGATCGCCTCCGCGACCAGTGGACCAGCGTGCGCCACTACATCTGCTTCGACGATCTCGGCTCCGACGGTTTCCAGGCGATGCTCGACGCCGAGGACGGCGATTACGCGTGGGTCGAAGGCCCCGAGCGCGATCCGTGCATGCTCTGCTACACCAGCGGCACCACCGGCAATCCGAAGGGCGTCCTCTACACCCACCGCTCGACGATGATCCACGCAATGGCCGAGGTGGCGCCTTGGGTGTTTGATCTGTCGCCCAACGCGGTCGTGCTCCCCGTCGTGCCGATGTTCCATGCCGCCGCCTGGGGCCTGCCGTTCGCCTGCGCGCTGTCGGGGGCGAAGGTCGTCTATTCCGCGGTCAACGATCCCGCCGTGCTGTGCCGTCTGATGAACGACGAGAAGGTGACGCATTCCGCCGGCGTGCCGACCGTCTGGCTGGCGATGTTCGGCCACATGGACGCGACCGGCGACGCGCCTGCGCACCTGAAGCTCGTCACGATCGGCGGCTCGGCGGCGCCGCGCGCGATGATCGACAGAATCATGGCGATGGGGGCCAGCGTCAAGCATCTCTGGGGCATGACCGAGACCTCGCCGATCGGCACTGCGGGATTCGCGCCGCCGCACTGGGACGACATGACGCACGACGAGAGGCTCGATCTCGTCGCCAAACAGGGCAGCGTTCCCTTCGGCATCGAACTTCGCATCATCGACGACGAAGGCGTGGTCCTGCCCCGCGACGGCTCGATCGCCGGCCGGTTGCAGGTCCGCGGGCCGTGGGTCGTCCAACGCTATTTCGGCGCCGACGAGGACGCGGTCGATGCGGATGGCTGGTTCGATACCGGCGACGTCGCGATGCTCCACACCGACGGCACGATGCAGATCACCGACCGTTCAAAGGACGTCATCAAGTCCGGCGGCGAATGGATCAGCTCGGTCGACCTGGAGAACGCCGCGGTCGGCTGTCCGGGGGTTGCGGAGGCAGCGGCGATCGGCGTGCATCATCCCAAATGGGACGAGCGCCCGCTGCTGCTGGTCGTCCGCAAACCCGGCAGCGAGGTCGGTGAAGCCGAGATCCGCGAGCACCTGTCGAAGCACGTCGCCAAATGGTGGCTCCCCGACGCGATCGTCTTCGTCGAAGACCTGCCCCACACCGCGACGGGCAAGCTCCTCAAAACCGCCCTACGAGAACGCTTCAAGGATTTCGAACTAGCCGCCGCCTGACGTCCCCTTTTTCTTACGTCTCCCCTCCCTGGAAGGGAGGGGCCGGGGGTGGGTCGGCTTCCGCATGGCGATCACGAGTGGCGCAAGCAGGCCGACCCACCCCCAACCCCTCCCTTCCAGGGAGGGGAGAAAGCGCGGGCGCACCAGCCGAACCAGCCGCGATACCAACGGCCCACGCCCCTTGTTCTCCCGCGAAGGCGGGAGCCCAGTCTGGATCCCCGCCTTCGCGGGGAAACAAGATGTCTGCCTAGCTGGAGGTGCAGGTGCGCCACCCCAACACCCCAATCATTTCGCACTTGCACAATTCCCACGATCCGGCAGCTTGTCTCCATGACAGCGGCCCCACCGATCATCCGAACCGGCGCGAGCGAGGCGAACGCCGTCACGCTGCCCGCACGGCCGGAAGCGCTCCGCCTCGACCCCGCCGAAACCGCGGTCGTGGTGATCGACATGCAGAACGCCTACGCCTCCCCCGGCGGCTACGTCGACACGGCCGGCTTCGACATCGCAGGCTCGGCTGCCACGATCGCCCAGATCGCCAAGGTCCTCGACACCGCCCGCGCAGCGAAAATGCCGGTCGTGTTCCTCCAGAATGGCTGGGACCCCGACTATGTCGAGGCCGGCGGCCCCGGCTCGCCCAACTGGCACAAGTCCAACGCGCTCAAGACCATGCGCGCCCGCCCCGAACTCCACGGCCAGTTCCTCGCCCGAGGCGGCTGGGACTACGAGATCGTCGATGCGTTGAAACCGCAACCCGGCGACATCCGCGTCCACAAAACCCGCTACAGCGCGTTCTTCAATTCACAGCTCGACAGCATCCTGCGAAGTCGCGGCATCCGCAACATCGTCTTCGTCGGCATCGCCACCAACGTCTGCGTCGAGAGCACGCTGCGCGATGGCTTCCACCTCGAATATTTCGGCGTGATGCTGGAGGACGCGACGCACCATCTCGGCCCGCCCGAGATGCAGTCGGCCACCGTCTACAATGTCGAGAAGTTCTTCGGCTGGGTCAGCACCGTCGGCGATTTCTGCGGAAGTTTCGGGCAACTCCCAGCGTGAGAGACCACCCACACCCGTTCGTGCTGAGCCCTTCGTCTTCGCTCAGGATAAACTTCGGCACACGCGCCGAAGTCGAAGCACCGCCACCACACATGCCCTTCGACTTCGCTCAGGGCGAACGGAGGTAGAGGAGCAACCTATGCCGTTCGAAGCCATCAACCCGCCCCAGTTCCCGACCCCCATCGCGCCCTATTCCGCCGGCGCGAAGGCCGGCAACACGGTCTACGTCTCCGGCGTGCTGGCGCTCGGCGAGGGTGGCATCGTCCTCCACCCCGGCGACGCCGCCGCCCAAACGCGGGCCGTTCTAGACACCATCAAGACCACGCTCGAGGCCGCCGGCGCGACGCTGGCAGACGTCGCCTTCAACCACATCTTCCTGAAGGACCTCGCCGACTACGCCGCCTTCAACAGCGTGTACGCCGAGTATTTCCCCGGTCCCAAGCCCGCGCGCTACTGCATCAAGACCGACCTCGTGAAGCCCGAGTGCCTCGTCGAGATCGCCAGCATCGCCCACCTCGCCTGATGGTAATCGCGGGCGGCATCCACTGGGAAGAGCACGGCCAGCCCGACGGTCCCGCGATCCTGTTGTCGAGCGGCCTCGGCGGCTCGGGCAGCTACTGGCAGCCCAACCTCGCCGCCCTCGGCGCCGGCCACCGCGTCATCACCTACGACCACCGCGGCACCGGCCGCTCCGACCGCCACGTCCCCGGCGACCTGACCGTCGAGGCGATGGCCGCCGACGTCGTCGCGCTCATGGACGCGATCGGCCTCCAAAGCTGCACCTTCATCGGCCACGCGCTCGGCGGCCATATCGGCCTCGCGCTCGCCTTGGCCGCGCCCGAACGCCTCGACCGCCTCGTCGTCATCAACGGCTGGGCCAAGCTCGACCCGCACACCGCGCGCTGCTTCGACACGCGGCTTGCGCTGCTGAGCGACAGCGGCCCCCGCGCGTATCTCCACGCGCAACCGCTGTTCCTCTACCCGCCGCAATGGATCTCCGACCACCACGACCGGCTCCAGGACGAGGAGGAGGACATGCTCGCGCATTTCCCCGGCGCGGAAATGATCCAGCGTCGCGTCGCTGCGGTCCGCCGGTTCAACATCGCCGGTCGGCTCGACGAGATCCGCGTGCCGACGCTGTTGGTAGCCTCCGACGACGACATGCTCGTGCCGCCGTCGGCGTCCGAAAAGCTTGCCGCGGGCATCCCCGGCGCGCAGTTTGCCCGGATGGCGGCGGGCGCGCATGCCTGCAACGTGACGCGTGCGGAGCATTTCAATATGTGGCTGCTCGACTGGCTCGACGGCGAATAGGAGCGGCATATGCAGGTCGGCGTCTTCGTTCCCATCAACAACAATGGCTGGCTGATCAGCGAAAACGCGCCGCAGTACAAACCGAGCTTCGACCTAAACAAGGCGATCGCGCAGGCGGCGGAGAAGCACGGCCTCGACTTCCTGCTGTCGATGATCAAGCTGCGGGGATTCGGCGGCAAGACCGAGTTCTGGGATTACGGGCTGGAGAGCTTCACGCTGATGGCCGGGCTCGCCGCCGTCACCGAGAAGATCAAGATCTACGCGACCTGCGCCACGCTGCTGGTCCCGCCCGCCTACGCCGCGCGGATGTGCAATACGATCGATTCGATCAGCCACGGCCGGTTCGGCCTCAACCTCATCACCGGCTGGCAGCCGCCCGAATACACGCAGATGGGTATGTGGCCCGGCGACGAGCATTTCCGCAACCGCTACACGATGCTCGACGAATACGCCCACATCCTCCGCGAGCTGTGGGAGGAGGGGACGTCCGATTTCAAGGGCGACTATTACCAGATGACCGACTGCCGCGTCTGGCCCAAGCCGACCGGCGACATGAAGATCATCTGCGCCGGATCGTCCGACGACGGCTTGGCGTTCTCTGCGAAATGGGCGGACTACGCCTTCTGCCTCGGCAAGGGCGTCAACACCCCGACCGCCTTTGCGTTCAACAACGAGCGCCTAGCCGTGGCGACCGCGAAGACCGGCCGCGACGTGCAGATCTTCGTCCTGATCATGATCATCGCCGCCGAAACGGACGACGAGGCGATGGCGAAGTGGCAACACTACAACGCCGGCGTAGACGTCGACGCGATCGCCTGGCTGATCGATCAGGGCGCCAAGGACACGCACAACAAGGACACCAACGTCCGCCAACTCGCCGCCCCCGAAGGCGCGGTGAACATCAACATGGGCACGCTGGTCGGCTCGTACGAAACCATCGCGCGCATGCTCGACGAGATGGCCGCGGTCCCCAACACCGGCGGTGTGCTGTTGACCTTCGACGATTTCTTGGAGGGGGTGGAGGCATTCGGCACCCGTATTCAGCCGCTCATGAAGAGCCGCGCAGGCGTAACCCTAGCCTGACGAAACCGTTCGTTGGCCTAGCCCTCCTGTATCTCCCTCTCCCAACGGGAGAGGGAAGGGGCCCGTGGCGACTTCGCTGTGGAAGAGTGAGGGCACGGGAGGAGCGAGGGCGTCGGTGGCTAAGCTGCCCCCGACCCTAGCCCCACCCCGGCGAAGGCCGGGGCCCAGTTGGGAAGAAGAGGTAATAGGGGCCGGCGCTCCGTTACGACCACCTTTCCACCTAGGCCCCGGCCTCCGCCGGGGTGGTGGCGCTTCGGGAACGCTCAGAAACCTGTTCCCCCGCGAGGCGGGGCCCCAGACTGGACTCCCGCCTTCGCGGGAGAACGGTGCTTGAACCGGAGACTACGCTACCCGAGGCGTCCGCTTGGCCCGACGTATCCGCGGCTCGGCAATCATATCCGCCGCGTTCTTGATCTCCTGCCGCAACTCGTCCCGCTTCTCGTGGATCGACGCGATCACCGGCCCCATCGCCACCCCGAGATCGACCAGCACCGCCTCCGCCAGCTGCAGCGAACTCTCCAAGGTCTCCGGCACCGCATCCGTAACACCAGCCCGATACAACTCCGCCGCATGCGCCGTATCCCGCGCACGCGCCACGATCGGCAAGTCCGGCGCCAAAGCCCGCACCCGCCGCGCCAGCCGCACGGTCAGCACCGGATCGTCCATCGTCAGGATCAGCGCCTTTGCCGTATGTAGCTTCA from Sphingomonas faeni encodes:
- a CDS encoding long-chain fatty acid--CoA ligase, whose product is MLGGMQDFELRVPRLIDHAAREHDARELVSYWADGRETRTNWAGISRDARKLAQALEKLGVAPGDRVATLAMNHAHHLVAWYGTIGMGGVIHTINPRLFDEQLVYIANHAEDRVMLYDKAFQPLVDRLRDQWTSVRHYICFDDLGSDGFQAMLDAEDGDYAWVEGPERDPCMLCYTSGTTGNPKGVLYTHRSTMIHAMAEVAPWVFDLSPNAVVLPVVPMFHAAAWGLPFACALSGAKVVYSAVNDPAVLCRLMNDEKVTHSAGVPTVWLAMFGHMDATGDAPAHLKLVTIGGSAAPRAMIDRIMAMGASVKHLWGMTETSPIGTAGFAPPHWDDMTHDERLDLVAKQGSVPFGIELRIIDDEGVVLPRDGSIAGRLQVRGPWVVQRYFGADEDAVDADGWFDTGDVAMLHTDGTMQITDRSKDVIKSGGEWISSVDLENAAVGCPGVAEAAAIGVHHPKWDERPLLLVVRKPGSEVGEAEIREHLSKHVAKWWLPDAIVFVEDLPHTATGKLLKTALRERFKDFELAAA
- the rutB gene encoding pyrimidine utilization protein B: MTAAPPIIRTGASEANAVTLPARPEALRLDPAETAVVVIDMQNAYASPGGYVDTAGFDIAGSAATIAQIAKVLDTARAAKMPVVFLQNGWDPDYVEAGGPGSPNWHKSNALKTMRARPELHGQFLARGGWDYEIVDALKPQPGDIRVHKTRYSAFFNSQLDSILRSRGIRNIVFVGIATNVCVESTLRDGFHLEYFGVMLEDATHHLGPPEMQSATVYNVEKFFGWVSTVGDFCGSFGQLPA
- the rutC gene encoding pyrimidine utilization protein C; this encodes MPFEAINPPQFPTPIAPYSAGAKAGNTVYVSGVLALGEGGIVLHPGDAAAQTRAVLDTIKTTLEAAGATLADVAFNHIFLKDLADYAAFNSVYAEYFPGPKPARYCIKTDLVKPECLVEIASIAHLA
- the rutD gene encoding pyrimidine utilization protein D; this encodes MVIAGGIHWEEHGQPDGPAILLSSGLGGSGSYWQPNLAALGAGHRVITYDHRGTGRSDRHVPGDLTVEAMAADVVALMDAIGLQSCTFIGHALGGHIGLALALAAPERLDRLVVINGWAKLDPHTARCFDTRLALLSDSGPRAYLHAQPLFLYPPQWISDHHDRLQDEEEDMLAHFPGAEMIQRRVAAVRRFNIAGRLDEIRVPTLLVASDDDMLVPPSASEKLAAGIPGAQFARMAAGAHACNVTRAEHFNMWLLDWLDGE
- the rutA gene encoding pyrimidine utilization protein A, with translation MQVGVFVPINNNGWLISENAPQYKPSFDLNKAIAQAAEKHGLDFLLSMIKLRGFGGKTEFWDYGLESFTLMAGLAAVTEKIKIYATCATLLVPPAYAARMCNTIDSISHGRFGLNLITGWQPPEYTQMGMWPGDEHFRNRYTMLDEYAHILRELWEEGTSDFKGDYYQMTDCRVWPKPTGDMKIICAGSSDDGLAFSAKWADYAFCLGKGVNTPTAFAFNNERLAVATAKTGRDVQIFVLIMIIAAETDDEAMAKWQHYNAGVDVDAIAWLIDQGAKDTHNKDTNVRQLAAPEGAVNINMGTLVGSYETIARMLDEMAAVPNTGGVLLTFDDFLEGVEAFGTRIQPLMKSRAGVTLA